The Achromobacter deleyi genome has a window encoding:
- a CDS encoding sodium:calcium antiporter: MLLTLFLFFLSAAVIYFACEFFVNGVEWVGHRFQLGATATGTVLAAFGTALPESAVTFMAVVFGETPEQKDIGVGAAMGGPLVLATLAYAVVGLALWRARRGQPKQANCINADQRRLARDQAWFMGIFIFKVGLGLLAFAWKPWLGLVFLATYGLYVKRELSNDEESLDGEDLEPLKLRPRDPSPTMFWAAAQTIMALVVIAGASHVFVNQIELLGVAMGASPHVAALLLAPVATELPEIMNALIWVRQGKERLALANISGAMMIQATIPSALGIFMTPWLLDAPLLAAGMFTMLSIGLLWLRFRRAAMSVPALSAAGGLYALFAGYLGWHFYA; encoded by the coding sequence ATGTTGCTCACCCTGTTTCTGTTTTTCCTGTCCGCGGCAGTGATCTACTTCGCCTGCGAATTCTTCGTGAACGGCGTCGAATGGGTCGGTCACCGTTTCCAGCTTGGCGCCACCGCCACCGGCACCGTGCTGGCGGCCTTCGGCACCGCCCTGCCGGAAAGCGCGGTCACGTTCATGGCCGTGGTCTTCGGCGAAACCCCCGAGCAGAAAGATATCGGCGTCGGCGCCGCGATGGGCGGCCCTCTCGTGCTGGCCACGCTGGCCTATGCCGTGGTTGGCCTGGCCTTGTGGCGCGCCCGCCGCGGCCAACCGAAGCAGGCCAACTGTATCAACGCGGACCAGCGCCGGCTGGCCCGCGACCAGGCCTGGTTCATGGGCATCTTCATTTTCAAGGTAGGGCTGGGCCTGCTGGCGTTTGCCTGGAAGCCCTGGCTGGGCCTTGTGTTCCTGGCCACCTATGGCCTCTACGTCAAGCGCGAACTCAGCAACGACGAGGAAAGCCTGGATGGCGAAGACCTGGAGCCGCTCAAGCTGCGCCCCCGCGATCCAAGCCCGACCATGTTCTGGGCGGCCGCGCAGACGATCATGGCGCTGGTGGTGATTGCCGGAGCCTCGCACGTGTTCGTGAACCAGATCGAACTGCTGGGCGTGGCCATGGGCGCGTCGCCCCATGTGGCCGCCTTGCTGCTGGCGCCCGTGGCGACCGAACTGCCCGAAATCATGAATGCGCTGATCTGGGTGCGCCAGGGCAAGGAACGCCTGGCGCTGGCCAATATCTCCGGCGCCATGATGATCCAGGCCACCATCCCGAGCGCGTTGGGCATCTTCATGACGCCATGGCTGCTGGACGCGCCCTTGCTGGCGGCGGGCATGTTCACGATGCTGTCCATCGGCCTGTTGTGGCTGCGCTTCCGCCGCGCAGCCATGAGCGTGCCGGCGCTCTCGGCGGCCGGTGGCCTGTATGCCTTGTTCGCGGGCTATCTGGGCTGGCATTTCTACGCCTGA
- a CDS encoding cytochrome c oxidase assembly protein — protein MARMDSLEWLIPWEFSPTLVASFLVAIVLFVRGQRVHHVTGARRVLFWTGMVLLYLSMHTRLDYYAERMFFIHRIQHLVLHHLGPLLVMAAFPGQVMRAGLPMAWRIRLRDFLLTGPGRATVAVLTNKIFVPVLFVFLVLVWLIPSVQFYSMLDWRLYRLMNWSVVISGFMYWNLILDRRPAPPAAMTPGGRVISPVATMLPQMVAGAVIAFTESDIYPLFELCGRAIAMSAQTDQTIGGLTMWIPAALVEVIGLMVALGTLMRLSAKGRLRKVDRDARARAKARAALSA, from the coding sequence ATGGCCCGCATGGATAGTCTCGAATGGCTCATACCCTGGGAGTTCTCTCCCACGCTGGTGGCTTCCTTTCTGGTGGCCATCGTGCTGTTCGTGCGCGGCCAGCGTGTCCACCACGTCACGGGCGCGCGCCGCGTGCTGTTCTGGACGGGGATGGTGCTGCTGTACCTGTCGATGCATACCCGGCTGGACTATTACGCCGAGCGCATGTTCTTCATCCACCGCATCCAGCACCTGGTGCTGCACCATTTGGGGCCGCTTCTGGTCATGGCGGCTTTCCCGGGCCAGGTCATGCGCGCGGGGCTGCCGATGGCCTGGCGCATCCGCCTGCGTGATTTCCTGCTCACCGGTCCCGGCCGCGCGACCGTGGCGGTGCTGACCAACAAGATCTTTGTCCCGGTGCTGTTCGTCTTCCTGGTGCTGGTCTGGCTGATACCGTCGGTGCAGTTCTATTCCATGCTGGATTGGCGTCTGTACCGGCTGATGAACTGGTCGGTGGTGATCAGCGGCTTCATGTACTGGAACCTGATCCTGGACCGCCGTCCCGCGCCGCCCGCCGCGATGACGCCGGGCGGCCGGGTGATCTCCCCCGTGGCGACGATGCTGCCGCAGATGGTGGCCGGCGCGGTCATCGCCTTCACCGAAAGCGACATCTATCCGCTGTTCGAGCTGTGCGGCCGCGCCATCGCCATGTCGGCCCAGACCGACCAGACGATAGGCGGCCTGACCATGTGGATACCGGCCGCGCTGGTGGAAGTGATCGGTCTGATGGTGGCCCTCGGGACCTTGATGCGCCTGTCCGCCAAGGGGCGCCTGCGCAAGGTGGACCGCGATGCGCGCGCACGCGCCAAGGCCCGAGCGGCGCTATCCGCGTAG
- the mgtA gene encoding magnesium-translocating P-type ATPase: MFTFLKSFFSSAAGLRRTGRHFRRAPILEQGAETTAVSSDASRRANQRMLETSRLGFDSLFTLFGSGWGGLSEAQAQAARERHGANEVDHEKPLSWHAHLWLSYRNPFNLLLTALAVLSWLTDVRMAASEEQSWTAVVIIGSMVVISTVLRFVQEQRSNRAAEALKAMVQNTATVLRNDAAAPAGGNGRRFFGAALHASGSHQLEVPLAELVPGDVVLLSAGDMVPADCRILNAKDLFVAQAALTGESLPVEKHLAQRVQTGNSLELENMAFMGTNVVSGSGSALVIATGSDTYFGQLAGRVTQTSRAPTQFQQGINRVSWILIRFMLVMAPVVMLINGYTKGDWLEALLFALAIAVGLTPEMLPMIVTATLAKGALRMSRRKVVVKRLDAIQNLGAMNVLCTDKTGTLTQDRIVLERHTDVYGTSSDDVLAYAYLNSYYQTGLKNLLDVAVLQHAEVERRLNLAARYRKVDEIPFDFSRRRMSVVVNETENGRDHHELICKGALEEMLSACTRLRVGSEVHLLTDARRADIRRVTADLNRDGLRVIAVGVKEMAPTQQIYGVADESDLVLVGYIAFLDPPKESTGPALAALKASGIEVKVLTGDVELVTQKVCREVGFDVRKVCLGAEIEVMDDAQLALAVREANVFARLTPAHKERIVRSLRAQGDTVGFMGDGINDAPALRAADVGISVDSAVDISKEAADIILLEKSLMVLEDGVIEGRKTFCNMLKYLKMTASSNFGNVFSVLVASAFLPFLPMLPIHLLLQNLMYDISQTAIPFDNVDEELLKKPQQWDPDGLGRFMVFFGPISSIFDIATYALMWYVFQANAPEHQTLFQSGWFVEGLLSQTLIVHMIRTRRIPFLQSRASWPLMGMTLMVVTLGLLLPFSPLAEYFQLQALPWSYFPWLVGILLSYCVLTQLLKGIWVRRYGWQ; the protein is encoded by the coding sequence ATGTTTACCTTCCTGAAGTCCTTTTTCTCGTCCGCCGCTGGCCTGCGGCGGACGGGCCGCCACTTCCGCCGCGCGCCCATTCTTGAGCAAGGCGCCGAAACCACGGCGGTGTCCTCCGACGCCTCGCGCCGCGCCAACCAGCGCATGCTGGAAACGTCGCGCCTGGGCTTTGATTCCTTGTTCACGCTGTTTGGCAGCGGCTGGGGCGGTCTGTCCGAAGCCCAGGCGCAGGCCGCGCGCGAACGCCATGGGGCCAACGAGGTCGATCATGAAAAGCCGCTGTCCTGGCATGCCCACCTGTGGCTGTCCTACCGCAATCCGTTCAACCTGCTGCTGACCGCGCTGGCGGTGCTGTCCTGGCTGACCGATGTGCGGATGGCCGCCAGCGAGGAACAGTCCTGGACCGCCGTCGTGATCATCGGCTCGATGGTCGTGATTTCCACCGTGCTGCGCTTCGTGCAGGAGCAGCGCTCGAACCGCGCGGCCGAGGCCCTCAAGGCGATGGTGCAGAACACGGCCACCGTCTTGCGCAACGATGCCGCCGCGCCCGCCGGGGGCAACGGCCGGCGCTTCTTCGGCGCCGCGTTGCACGCCAGCGGTTCGCATCAGCTGGAAGTGCCGCTGGCGGAACTGGTGCCCGGCGACGTGGTGCTGCTTTCCGCCGGCGACATGGTCCCCGCCGACTGCCGCATCCTGAACGCCAAGGATTTGTTCGTCGCGCAGGCCGCGCTGACCGGCGAGTCGCTGCCCGTCGAGAAGCACTTGGCCCAGCGCGTCCAGACCGGCAATTCGCTGGAACTGGAGAACATGGCGTTCATGGGGACCAACGTGGTCAGCGGCTCCGGCAGCGCGCTGGTCATCGCCACCGGCTCGGATACGTATTTCGGCCAGTTGGCGGGGCGCGTCACGCAGACCTCCCGCGCGCCCACGCAGTTCCAGCAGGGCATCAACCGCGTGAGCTGGATCCTGATCCGCTTCATGCTGGTCATGGCGCCGGTGGTCATGCTGATCAACGGCTACACCAAGGGCGACTGGCTGGAGGCGCTGCTGTTCGCGCTGGCCATCGCGGTAGGACTGACCCCCGAAATGCTGCCCATGATCGTCACGGCCACGCTGGCCAAGGGGGCGTTGCGCATGTCGCGGCGCAAAGTCGTCGTCAAGCGCCTGGACGCCATCCAGAACCTGGGGGCGATGAACGTGCTGTGCACCGACAAGACCGGCACGCTCACGCAGGACCGCATCGTGCTGGAGCGCCATACCGACGTCTACGGCACCAGCAGCGACGACGTGCTGGCCTATGCCTATCTGAACAGCTACTACCAGACCGGCCTGAAGAACCTGCTGGACGTGGCCGTCCTGCAGCATGCCGAGGTGGAGCGCCGGCTGAACCTGGCGGCCCGCTATCGCAAGGTCGACGAGATCCCCTTCGATTTCTCGCGGCGCCGCATGTCCGTGGTGGTCAACGAGACCGAGAACGGCCGCGACCACCACGAACTGATCTGCAAGGGCGCGCTGGAGGAAATGCTGTCGGCCTGCACCCGCCTGCGGGTGGGTAGCGAGGTGCATCTGCTGACCGACGCCCGTCGCGCCGATATCCGCCGCGTGACGGCGGACCTGAATCGCGACGGACTGCGCGTCATTGCGGTGGGCGTCAAGGAAATGGCTCCCACGCAGCAGATCTATGGCGTGGCGGATGAGTCCGACCTGGTGCTGGTGGGGTATATCGCGTTCCTGGACCCTCCCAAGGAGTCCACCGGCCCCGCGCTGGCGGCGCTGAAGGCCTCGGGCATCGAGGTCAAGGTGCTGACCGGGGACGTGGAACTCGTGACCCAGAAAGTCTGCCGCGAAGTGGGATTCGACGTCCGCAAGGTCTGCCTGGGCGCCGAGATCGAGGTCATGGACGACGCGCAGCTGGCGCTCGCCGTGCGCGAAGCCAATGTGTTCGCCCGCCTGACCCCCGCCCACAAGGAGCGCATCGTGCGCAGCCTGCGGGCCCAGGGCGACACCGTGGGGTTCATGGGGGACGGCATCAACGATGCACCCGCCCTGCGCGCGGCGGATGTGGGCATCTCGGTGGACTCCGCGGTCGATATTTCGAAGGAAGCCGCCGACATCATCCTGCTGGAAAAGAGCCTGATGGTGCTGGAGGACGGGGTGATCGAAGGACGCAAGACCTTCTGCAACATGCTCAAGTATCTGAAGATGACGGCCAGCTCGAATTTCGGCAACGTCTTTTCGGTGCTGGTGGCCAGCGCCTTCCTGCCGTTCCTGCCGATGCTGCCGATTCATCTGCTGTTGCAGAACTTGATGTACGACATTTCCCAGACGGCGATACCGTTTGACAATGTCGATGAAGAATTGCTGAAGAAGCCTCAGCAATGGGATCCGGACGGACTGGGCCGCTTCATGGTCTTCTTCGGTCCGATCAGTTCCATTTTCGACATCGCCACCTATGCCCTGATGTGGTACGTGTTCCAGGCGAACGCCCCCGAGCACCAGACGCTTTTTCAGTCGGGCTGGTTTGTCGAAGGCCTGTTGTCGCAGACGCTGATCGTGCATATGATCCGCACGCGCCGGATACCTTTCCTGCAAAGCCGCGCCTCCTGGCCCTTGATGGGGATGACGCTGATGGTCGTGACGCTGGGCCTGCTGCTGCCGTTTTCGCCGCTGGCCGAGTACTTCCAGCTGCAGGCGCTCCCCTGGAGCTACTTCCCGTGGCTGGTGGGAATTTTGCTCAGCTATTGCGTCCTGACGCAGTTGCTCAAGGGCATCTGGGTCCGCCGCTACGGCTGGCAGTAG
- a CDS encoding porin: MRIAFCAAWAAVGLIQPLAALAAEDGAGLQLYGVVDAGVAVTNVSGQGSRSGLLDGGLTDSLWGLQGAEDLGGGWRTRFQLESGFDPSSGNAEDGNSLFDYGAWVGLGHARYGDLRLGRQDTVGKTYGNALEIASWKEMGMGATFKASDNYQFSNMVNYYSPEWSGFQAGIGYSFDADAQNQFRTNQNNRAVSLGLKYEEGPLLAVATWDQLRLAVPPAGSNGRPQAVQLGVSYDFEVLKLSLAWSRQRNGYVGLDGGDPDNLGLGLGPAAFVQGGTVNAWLAGVSVPVGPGAVLVQWSLARPDWHWENGMTARNAQVVTLGYTYDLSPRTTLYAFAGYASNYTLDNQFDPANSHTTRIGTGVSHHF, from the coding sequence ATGAGAATCGCATTCTGCGCGGCTTGGGCGGCGGTCGGCCTGATCCAGCCTCTGGCCGCACTGGCCGCCGAGGACGGCGCCGGCTTGCAGTTGTATGGCGTGGTGGATGCCGGCGTGGCAGTAACGAACGTGTCGGGGCAGGGCAGCCGCAGCGGGTTGCTCGACGGCGGCCTGACGGACTCCTTGTGGGGGCTGCAGGGCGCGGAAGACCTGGGCGGGGGCTGGCGCACCCGCTTCCAGCTGGAAAGCGGCTTCGATCCCTCCAGCGGCAATGCGGAGGACGGCAACAGCCTGTTCGATTACGGCGCCTGGGTCGGGCTGGGCCACGCACGCTACGGCGATCTGCGGCTGGGCCGCCAGGACACCGTGGGCAAGACCTACGGCAATGCGCTGGAGATCGCCTCGTGGAAGGAGATGGGCATGGGGGCCACTTTCAAGGCCTCGGACAATTATCAGTTCAGCAATATGGTGAATTACTACTCGCCGGAATGGAGCGGGTTCCAGGCGGGTATCGGGTATTCCTTCGATGCGGACGCCCAGAACCAGTTTCGCACCAACCAGAACAACCGCGCGGTGAGCCTGGGCCTGAAATACGAGGAGGGTCCGCTGCTGGCGGTGGCCACATGGGACCAATTGCGCCTGGCCGTTCCGCCTGCGGGCAGCAACGGACGTCCCCAGGCGGTGCAATTGGGCGTTTCCTATGATTTCGAGGTGCTCAAGCTGTCGCTGGCGTGGTCGCGGCAGCGTAATGGCTACGTCGGGCTGGACGGCGGAGACCCCGACAACCTGGGCCTGGGCCTCGGGCCGGCGGCTTTCGTGCAGGGCGGCACCGTCAACGCCTGGCTGGCGGGCGTCAGCGTGCCGGTCGGGCCGGGCGCCGTGCTGGTGCAATGGTCCCTGGCCAGGCCGGACTGGCATTGGGAGAACGGCATGACGGCGCGCAACGCGCAAGTCGTGACCTTGGGCTATACCTACGACTTGTCCCCGCGCACGACCCTTTATGCCTTTGCCGGCTACGCGTCGAATTACACGCTGGACAACCAGTTCGACCCCGCCAACTCCCACACCACGCGCATCGGCACGGGCGTTTCGCACCACTTCTGA
- a CDS encoding YheT family hydrolase, whose translation MAAARLDTTPCPVPPWLPGGDSQTVYAALFAQYHRIAFVRDRVDTPDTDFVDFDWTGPGLFPHKAADGAPVSGQRPVANGKTAAARWMTDADWKSLPQTPDTPALILFHGLEGGSNSRYAQSIAHHFRARGWIVVIAHFRGCSGVPNRLARAYYSGDSAEVGFLLETVRKRIPHARWHAVGVSLGGNALLKYLGEHQEDTAWLTACAGVSVPLDLVACGKTLSTGVFNRRVYTAHFLKTLKHKVLEKAHRFPGSIDVMRIAHAHDLREFDDTYTAPMHGFRNALDYWTRASSKPWLPKISVPTLVLNARNDPFIPAASLPKPDECASGILLHQPSDGGHAGFPTGGFPGHLNWLPQRLGRFFETGL comes from the coding sequence TTGGCCGCTGCTCGTCTTGATACAACGCCCTGCCCCGTCCCCCCCTGGTTGCCAGGGGGCGACAGCCAGACGGTATACGCCGCCTTGTTCGCGCAGTATCACCGCATCGCGTTCGTGCGCGACCGCGTGGACACGCCCGATACCGATTTCGTCGATTTCGACTGGACCGGCCCCGGCCTGTTCCCGCACAAGGCCGCCGACGGCGCGCCGGTCAGCGGTCAGCGTCCGGTCGCCAATGGCAAGACCGCCGCGGCCCGGTGGATGACGGACGCGGACTGGAAGTCCCTGCCGCAGACGCCCGACACCCCTGCCCTGATCCTGTTCCACGGCCTGGAAGGCGGCAGCAACAGCCGCTATGCCCAATCCATCGCGCATCATTTCCGCGCACGTGGCTGGATTGTCGTGATCGCGCATTTCCGCGGCTGCTCGGGCGTGCCCAACCGCCTGGCGCGCGCCTACTATTCGGGCGACTCGGCCGAGGTGGGATTCTTGTTGGAAACCGTGCGCAAGCGCATCCCTCATGCGCGCTGGCATGCCGTGGGCGTTTCGCTGGGCGGCAATGCGCTGCTGAAGTACCTGGGCGAACACCAGGAGGACACCGCCTGGCTGACCGCCTGCGCGGGCGTCTCGGTGCCTTTGGACCTGGTTGCCTGCGGCAAGACCCTGTCGACGGGCGTGTTCAACCGGCGGGTCTACACGGCGCACTTCCTGAAAACGCTCAAGCACAAGGTGCTGGAAAAGGCGCATCGCTTTCCCGGCTCCATCGACGTCATGCGGATCGCCCACGCGCACGATCTGCGCGAATTCGACGATACCTACACGGCGCCCATGCACGGCTTTCGCAATGCGCTGGATTACTGGACGCGCGCATCCAGCAAGCCCTGGCTGCCAAAGATCTCGGTGCCGACGCTGGTGCTCAACGCGCGCAACGATCCGTTCATCCCGGCCGCTTCCCTGCCCAAGCCTGATGAATGCGCGTCCGGCATCCTGCTGCACCAGCCGTCCGATGGCGGCCACGCCGGCTTTCCCACCGGCGGCTTTCCCGGCCACCTGAACTGGCTGCCCCAGCGCCTGGGACGCTTTTTCGAAACCGGCCTGTAG
- a CDS encoding M48 family metalloprotease, which yields MNRRKMPSICAIAKRAAIAGLCATLVAPTIPAAAWAQPVGLPSMGAASAAELSPMLERSLGEAIMSQGRRDPTYVDDSELSQYLTTMGRKLAAFAPGAVPEVEMFGVRDPEINAFAMPGGFIGVNTGLIVSSGSESELAAVLAHEIGHVVQRHIARGMTQQNQNSMVMLASLAGALLAALAGGGGNLAVGVAAFGQAAAINRQLGFSRDAEREADRAGLQMLTKAGYDADGMSQMFSRLMNASRLNEGAGGGSWASTHPLSIERMSDVQNRVRSMPPSRHVDSDDFWYVRAKMRVVQGRDAVSLRSAGQQLQDEAQALSGVRQSAAYYGLALQAYQRNNLAEAERYWNLASADGRSSPQLAKLSVDIALARKDYPRALSLAQAATKRWPDQRALGIAYAQALQGNGRHADAQDYLRAKIKQWGSDEPSLYQMLAQSEERNGKPVQARRDLARYYVMTGAFAAAESQLQQARGLSTDFYEQSQIDVQIKEVKDRLAEERQLLERFKSG from the coding sequence ATGAACCGCAGGAAAATGCCATCCATTTGCGCGATTGCGAAACGGGCCGCGATAGCCGGCCTGTGCGCAACCCTGGTCGCCCCTACGATCCCCGCCGCCGCCTGGGCGCAGCCGGTGGGCCTGCCATCCATGGGCGCCGCCTCGGCGGCCGAACTGTCCCCCATGCTGGAACGCAGCCTGGGCGAAGCCATCATGTCGCAAGGCCGGCGCGATCCGACCTACGTGGACGACTCTGAACTCAGCCAATACCTCACCACGATGGGACGCAAGCTGGCGGCGTTTGCCCCGGGGGCGGTGCCAGAGGTGGAAATGTTCGGCGTGCGCGATCCCGAAATCAATGCCTTCGCCATGCCCGGCGGCTTTATCGGCGTCAATACCGGCCTGATCGTGTCCTCGGGCAGCGAGTCCGAGCTTGCCGCGGTGCTGGCGCACGAAATCGGCCACGTCGTGCAGCGCCACATCGCGCGTGGCATGACCCAGCAGAATCAGAACAGCATGGTGATGCTTGCCAGCCTGGCGGGGGCGCTGCTGGCGGCGCTGGCTGGCGGCGGCGGCAACCTCGCCGTGGGCGTGGCGGCCTTTGGCCAGGCCGCGGCCATCAACCGTCAGCTGGGATTTTCGCGCGACGCGGAACGCGAGGCCGACCGCGCCGGGCTGCAGATGCTGACCAAGGCGGGGTATGACGCCGACGGCATGTCGCAAATGTTCTCGCGCCTGATGAATGCATCCCGCCTGAATGAAGGCGCGGGCGGCGGTTCATGGGCCAGCACCCATCCGCTCTCGATCGAACGCATGTCCGATGTGCAGAACCGCGTGCGGTCCATGCCGCCATCCCGTCATGTGGACAGCGACGACTTCTGGTACGTCCGCGCCAAGATGCGCGTGGTGCAGGGGCGCGATGCGGTCAGCCTGCGCTCGGCCGGCCAGCAACTGCAGGACGAGGCCCAGGCGCTGTCCGGCGTGCGGCAGTCCGCCGCCTATTACGGCCTGGCCTTGCAGGCGTACCAGCGCAATAACCTGGCTGAAGCAGAGCGCTACTGGAACCTTGCCTCGGCCGATGGCCGCAGCTCTCCCCAGCTGGCCAAGCTGAGCGTCGACATCGCGCTGGCCCGCAAGGATTACCCGCGTGCGCTGTCGCTGGCCCAGGCTGCCACCAAGCGCTGGCCCGATCAGCGCGCGCTGGGCATCGCCTACGCCCAGGCGCTGCAAGGCAATGGCCGTCACGCGGATGCGCAGGATTATCTGCGCGCCAAGATCAAGCAATGGGGCAGCGACGAACCCAGCCTCTACCAGATGCTGGCGCAAAGCGAAGAGCGCAACGGCAAGCCGGTGCAGGCGCGCCGGGACCTGGCGCGCTATTACGTCATGACCGGCGCCTTCGCGGCCGCGGAATCGCAGCTGCAGCAGGCGCGCGGCCTGTCCACCGACTTCTACGAGCAGTCGCAGATCGATGTGCAGATCAAGGAAGTGAAGGACAGGCTGGCCGAAGAGCGCCAGCTGCTGGAACGCTTCAAGTCCGGCTGA
- the galU gene encoding UTP--glucose-1-phosphate uridylyltransferase GalU produces the protein MRPVRKAVFPVAGMGTRFLPATKAMPKEMLPVVDKPLIQYAVEEAVAAGITDLIFVTGRNKRAIEDHFDSAPELESDLESKGKHELLAMVRGILPAHVNCLYIRQSAPLGLGHAVLSAAPAVGDEPFAVLLADDLIDADTPAMKQLVDIAVANNASVLGVQDVPRADTRKYGIVATRQGEALVDPRTERVTHIVEKPEPDAAPSTLAVVGRYVLEAAIFDHLRSTKMGAGNEIQLTDGIASLMRERAVFAHRFEGTRYDCGNKAGMFQATVALGKKYHGLLPE, from the coding sequence ATGCGTCCCGTCCGTAAAGCCGTTTTCCCAGTCGCTGGCATGGGCACACGTTTCTTGCCCGCCACCAAGGCGATGCCCAAGGAAATGCTGCCCGTGGTCGACAAGCCTCTCATTCAGTACGCGGTCGAAGAGGCCGTGGCCGCGGGCATTACCGACCTTATTTTTGTGACCGGCCGTAATAAACGCGCCATCGAAGACCATTTCGATTCCGCGCCTGAGCTGGAATCGGACCTGGAAAGCAAGGGCAAGCATGAACTTCTGGCCATGGTGCGAGGCATTCTACCCGCGCATGTGAATTGCCTCTATATCCGGCAATCGGCCCCGCTGGGGCTGGGTCATGCCGTGCTGTCGGCGGCTCCAGCCGTGGGCGACGAGCCCTTCGCCGTGCTGCTGGCCGACGACCTGATCGACGCCGACACGCCCGCCATGAAGCAACTGGTGGACATCGCGGTGGCGAACAACGCCAGCGTGCTGGGCGTCCAGGACGTGCCCCGCGCCGACACCCGCAAATACGGCATCGTGGCCACCCGCCAGGGCGAGGCCCTCGTGGACCCGCGCACGGAACGCGTCACGCATATTGTTGAAAAGCCCGAACCCGACGCCGCGCCCTCGACCCTGGCGGTCGTGGGCCGCTATGTGCTGGAAGCCGCGATCTTCGACCACCTGCGCTCCACCAAGATGGGCGCGGGCAACGAGATCCAGCTGACGGACGGCATTGCTTCGCTGATGCGCGAGCGCGCCGTATTCGCGCACCGCTTCGAGGGCACGCGCTACGACTGCGGCAACAAGGCGGGAATGTTCCAGGCCACCGTGGCGCTGGGCAAGAAATACCACGGCTTGCTGCCGGAATGA